The Triticum urartu cultivar G1812 chromosome 5, Tu2.1, whole genome shotgun sequence genome contains the following window.
TTCTGTTTGGGGGCAGTTGATATTTCCAGACTGAACTATGCAGTCATCTCCCTCATACCTAAAGTTAAGGGTGCGGAACTCATTTCTCAATTTTGACCTATTGCCCTTATCAATAATTTTGCTAAATTCCAAGCCAAGTGCTTCGCCACGTGTCTTACTGCTGTTTCCCACCGTACCCTCTCTCCTACTCAGCCAGCCTTTGTTAAAGGTCATTTTATCCTGGATGGAGTTCTTTGTCTCCATGAGATCATCCATGATCTCAAAAAGACTGACAGCAGGGCTGTGATCCTTAAATTGGATTTTGAGAAAGCCTACGATTCTGTGAGTTGGGATTTTCTTAAGCAGGTCCTTTTGGCCAAAGGATTTGATGGTAGCTTTGTGCATAGAATCATACAGATGgtctcggggggggggggcacactGCTATCTCTGTTAACGGTAGGATTAGCAATTTCTTAAAAAACTCCAAAGGCCTCAGGCTAGGAGACTTGGCCTCCCCCATTCTCTTTAATTTTGCCGCGGATGCCCTCTCGAACATCTTAGCCAAATTTGTGTTGGTCGGGCACATTTCCCCTATAAGCTCTCATCTCATTCCTGAGGGAATTTATCATCTCCAATATGATGACGACATGGCTATCATGGTGGAACTTAATGGTTCCTGTCTCTCACATCTCAAGTTTATTCTCCTATGCTTCGAGGCATTGCCAGGCCTAAAAATTAATTTTGTTAAGAGTGAAGTTATAGTCACTAGGGTTTCTGATGCTGAGGCCGTGCGTGTTGCACACCTGCTCAACTGCTCTCTAGGTTCCTTTCTCTGAAATATCTGGGGCTACCCATATCATCCGACAAACTTCTAGCCAAATATTTCGCCCCCACGGTGGCCAAGGTGGGCAACCGAGTCATGCCTTGGAGGGGCAGATATAACACTGAAGCTGGAAAGGTCGCCCTCATTAATGCCTGCCTCTCTTCCCTCCCTATGTTTGTGATGAGGTTCTATCTTCTTGCTAATGGCACTCACGCTGGTTTTGACAAACACAAAGGTGCCTTTTATTGGAATGCAGCTGATAACCAACGCAGATACCATATGGTCAAGTGGGACTAGATCTGTCGACCCAAAAGCCTTGGGGGGCTGGGTATTATCAATACCTTAGTCATGAACAAGTGCCTAATCATAAAGTGGTGGTGGAAGATCATGATAACCCCGGATAAACCACTTTGGTATAACATTCTTAAGACTAAATACTTCTCAGTTTGCCCCCGCTTCTGGTGCTTCTCAGTTCTGGAAAGACCTCGTCAAAATCGAGCCTGTTTTCCAAGGCTTAGTCAAGTTCGTTGTGCACAATGGCAGATCTATGAGGTTTTGGCTCGACTGGTGGTGCGGTTCTACAACCCTTGTTGTTTCTTTCCCAGTGTTATTTCCTTACTGTCCTGACCCAGAGATCTCGATCTCTGAGCTCTCTGGCAATAACTGGGACCTTCAGCTTCGATGTTCTCTATCTTCTGAAGAGTTGGTTGATTGGCAGCGTCTTGTTGCCCACTTCCCTTTGCTCTCGGAGGAGGAGGACTCGGTAGTGTGGCCTCATTCTTCCTCTGGGCGGTTTTCTGTTAAATCTCTATATGGCAAGCTGATCTCTGGCTTGACTACTTCCAAGTTCAAGTGGATCTGGAGGGCCCGCATCCCTCCGAAGATTAAGGTGTTTCTGTGGTAGGCCTCTCGTGGGCGCTTGCCGTCTGGTGATCAAATTCGCAAGCGTAATGGCCCTGGCTCTGATTATTGTGAATTATGTGGTCAACGAGAGGACACGGCTCATATCTTTTTCAATTATGTCTTGGCTAAACTCTTTTGGTGTTGTATCAGATCGTGGCTTCATGTCTCTTGGAGACCGAACTCCTTCTCTGAACTTCGTCTCTTGGCCTCTAACCTAGTTGGGGCCAGAGAAGAATGTTTTGGGTGGGATTCACAGCTATTTGCTAGACTCTCTGGACGACTAGTAACAAGTTTACCATTGAACATACCTTTCCTACTAATCCAGCTGATTGCTTATTTAAAACTTGCATATTCTTGAAGCAGTGGAGATTATTGACTAAGGAGGAGGATCAGGATACTTTTGATGAGATGACGTCCAAAATTCGGGCTACAACTACCTCCCTTCCTCGCACTCAAGCCGACAGTTAGGAGTTGTTGGCCCTGATAGTGTTGTTCTTGAGTCGCCGGCTTGCGTGCCGTGTACTAGCCCGGGAGCCATGTACGTTAAACTTATGTGTGTTCGTTTTGGCTCGATACTTTGTTGTCCTTGTCGATGCTGGTTGGTTTGGTTTGTTATGACTCTGCCTGgtggctttatttataaagtcAGGCTCCGGCCTTTTCTGTAAAAAAAAAGTTTTATGTGGTTCAGATAATGATTGTCCTTTGATGTTCTTCTGCACTACTATTCCTGTTGGATGTTAATGTAGTTTAAGTTTTGTTGTATTAACAGCATGGCCATTCTCATAGACATTAACTGTTCAGGTTTGGACCTCCTTGCTTTATGCAACTCCGTTTATTTTAGCTCTTCAGTACGAGGGTTTTTGGTTGTTTCTTCAGGTATGTTTGTCTTGCAAGATTTCAGTTAAAGATCGAGTATAGCAATTTCTCTGTGTCACCATTAATTTTAAATATTAAAACTTTGCACCCCGTCGGCACCGCATTCCTACAATAACTTTGTTGATACATGAAGTTCATTTACATATAAGCAGGGAATGTTCTCAAAGTTAATCTCAAAGATGCATACAATCATATAGTTCCTGGCTCAATCAAGTCAATCAATTTCATTAGAGTAGATATTTTAGTACAATTGCCTTCAGGTTAATCCTTTGATGGATGTGGGCAGATGTTGTAGCACCACATAGCTAACATTTTTTTCCTTAATGTGCATCTGTCACTGAGTTGGTCGGCATGCTAAAGTCATGCCGCAACGTGCGGGGAATCTTCTAGTTGAGATAAGTTAGGAAGACACTTTGAATACCCGGTGTCAAACTCTTCTGTTAGGGAGACCTTGCAAACATGTTACTCAATGAAGAGATGAACTACATCAAAAAGGATCTAAAAGAGATGAAGATCTAAGTAACAATGCCATGCGTTTGACTCATTCCATAAAATACAAAAAAAAAGATTACAGTTTTAGTATGAGATTATTTAATCTTAACTTgacaaccacacacacacacactcctaAACAAAATATGTTGCCGGAGCGCATCTGCACAGACCACTCAGCTAGTTTTAATAAACGTCGACAACCAAAATGCCCCTGCCTAATACTCTAACctgttttttttcaaaaaaaatgggGAAAAATTACCAAGATGCATGTGAGTAAAAGACCCTGGATAGATGGATCATGCCACCAGGAGCAGCACGAGCAAGCACGCCGAGGCAGCGGTGATGACGGAACGCGGCGTCACGAGCGGCGCGGAGTTGGGCAGATAGGGGTAGGAGTCGGGCGGCGGCATCTTGCACTCGTCGCCGTTGAAGTAGATCTTGCGCGGGAACGCCCATCCCTGGCTGAAGGTGAAGGTTCTATCATCCTTGCGCATGAGCACCTCCGACTGCACGTTGCCGAAGGGGCCGGCCTCCATGAGCAGGTCGTTGTAGAGCTTGAGGCCGTAGAACATGCCGGTGTCGTTGATGTTCCCGTAGGGGAGAAGGGGTTTGTACTGGAAGCTGAAGACCTCGGTGACGTTGTTGAGGTTGGGGTGCTGGGCGACGAGCGTCCACTGCGTGTAGTTCATGCGGTAGTTGAAGTTGGTGACGGCGATCTTGGCGCGCCAGTAGTCCTTGTAGTTGAGCTTGACGTGCCAGTGCACCCGGATGGGGCACATGTGGTTGGTGCACTGCAGCAGCTGCGCCCCGTCCTTCTTGGGCGTGTTCACCCCCGGGGTCAGCGCCCGCTTGGAGTCGCCCATGATGCACCCGTCGCTGTGGCTCTTGCCGCCGCGGCCGCCCATCCTCTTGTGGGCGCCGCAGCCGCACGCGCACTTGGCGCACGGCACGATGGTGCTGTTgtagaaggaggagaaggagacgCAGCAGGTCGGGTACCTGGACGCCAGCTGCTGCGAGTAGGTGCAGGTCACCGTCCACGTCATCAGCGCCTGCGTCTTGCGCCGGTGGTCGGCGCTCCAGTACACGGTGGAGGGGACGATGGTGGCCGGGCCGCAGGTGTAGCCGAGCCCGGGGCCCATGAGCGTGAAGTTCTTGGGCAGCTTCACGGTCTTGTTGGTGGTCCCGGCGAGCCCCACGGAGACCTGGAACGCCGAGAGCGAGCCGGCGGGGTCCTGGCCGTAGGCGGAGATGACGCCGCCACGGCAGCAGTTGGCGATCTGCTGGTTGTAGGGGACGCCGGGGAGGAGGTCCACGACGGAGGGCGTGTGCTTGCAGCAGTGCGGGATGCCACCCTTGAACTTGGAGCAGTCGCCCTGCTCGGTGGCTTGCGCTCCCACGATGGACCAGATCACCTCCTTCTTGGCCCACGACCACCCCAGCGTCCACCCGGGCGCCATGATCTGGCGGTACTGCTGGTAGTTGTTCATCGCCACCATGGCCACGTATCCGTCGGGCGTCCATGACTGGATATCCCACTTGATTGTAATGTTGCCTGTCGGGTCGAGGGGATCATAGGCAACTGCGACGGAGCAGGTGACCGCGAGGATCAGAGCCACAAGCATAGACTTGCGGAGCTCCTCCATGGTTGCACTCCCCTGCTAATGCTATTGCAAGAACAGCGCGCAGCAAGGTAGCTAGCTAGCACAAGTGATGGATGGATCGAGCTGATCGGCCTCGGAGGAAATGGCAGGCAATTAAAGGCCGTGCATCGGCGAAGAATAATAATACAGCAGTAAGAAGAAGCATCAACAACAAGCGAGATGGCATGTCACACCGTCGGTTGGGTTACTTAACAAGAACTCCATTGAATTAATCTGCGGGTGATGGCTCAGCACCACCTCCCTGCCAGTGATCGATCGATGTACACATACGTCTCACGTGTTCCTCTGCTTGCTCTCTGAAATCAGAATTAATCTCCTGGTGGTGTTGCGTCGTTGCTCTTGCGCACGTCCGCTGGCCGACCTGCCGCCAGCTGGTTGGTAGCTCGCCGCTGAAGCAACCGCGGTAGGCGAGATGGAAAAGGACGCGGGAGATCTCGGCTCAAAGCTGATGGGCCATGGCAACGGTATCATCTCGGCTTACTTCTTCTGACAACGACGGTGGACCGCTACTCGCCATCTTTCATTTACTAAGTAGTACTCCGTAGTATCTTAGACAACCCCTACTACACTACACATCATTAAATATGTACTGTATTTTGATGTGCATACACGCTTACACATCATTAAACTTGGTCTAGACTTCTACTCGTCGGATTTGCTACATTGCCCATTATTATCCGTCTGATCTGGTCATGAGAGTCTGTCTTCCTACCATGCAGAATGCATTCTGCACTCAATGACTCAAGTGATTTTAAATCCGAGCAAAATTAATTATAACATGTCCAATTCTCTTTTTAAGTTAAGACTTCTGTTTTTCCGTTTCTGCAGAAATTTCTCACATGGTTTACACCTTAAGAAATGAATTTATATTGAATACAACTTTGAGAAATTAAATCTACAATTCATGGAAACGCGCATGGTATCGCTAGTTATACAAATGTAACAATCACTATAAGCTTATAAAGAATCCACATaaattgtactccctccgttcctaaatataagtctttttagacatttcaaatgaaatgcaacatacggatgtatgtagacatattttagagtgtagattcactcctTTTGTTCCGTACGTAGTCATTTGGTGGAATCTCTATAAAGACTTATATTTAAGAACAGAGGGAGTATTGCATAAATAATAATAGTAATGGTGCAGAAAACTGGTCATAGGGCATCAATCTCCGCAGCACATGTTCCCTAGGAATTTTCAGCAAACTTTGCACAGTAGGAAGAATGCAATACCTGGCTGAACACAAATAACATGTTGAAAGATCCGAAATGAATTAAACATGCGAGATATAAGTGTATTAAATCAAATTAAATATTTCACTTGAGTGAAAGAAAATAGTAATGGTATAGAAACTAGGTATTTAAATCCACGCGGGCGGAGCAATATCCCGTATCTTGATTTGTCTAATTTTACCTTCAGCCTGAACATATGCTACTTCAGTACATCCATTCATATATAACCGATAGCAGTTTGTATCCCTAAACCTGATCTTAGAATTAGTATGGTTCAGTTTTAGCCTAGTTTTTGCTCTTACATATGTACAACTAAATTAGGCAAGCATTCAAAGTTCAAACATGACATTTGTTTCTAGAGCAACACCACGACATTCCTTAATTCCCAAGAATGAAGTCTACTGTATATTCAAAGACGTGCATGCATAGTCATCAACTCAACAGATATGCAGTTCTACTATTAGAGGGTATTCGTGtagttttttattttttggattATGTGCTTCTCTAAAGTAGAGAGCTAACGATCCAAATCAAAATAACTTAATTTCCATTTAGAAGTTGCTTATGACACTACTACAGAACATAGTCATTCTAACTTTCTCGCCATATTTGATTAGAACATGACACTAGTAGTCCATCATTATGAACATCACAGCCAAAAAATCTTGCCTTGATGGCCGGGGTCACAAGAGTCACATCTCGATGGCCAGCGTCACAAGAGCCACATAGATGCCTGAGTGATAACCCCCAAGTAAGGACGTGGAAGTATTGAGTGTCAATACGGTGGCCGCATGCATCTCTccgatgcagaggccgggggatGGCCTcctttttcaaaaaaattgaGTGTCAATACCCCGGTAGGCTTTCAATCTTTCAAACTGTATACGTCACTCATACACCTTTCTATGCACTTAGTGCTAACGTTATCTATAATTTTAAAAGATAAGTGCAGGTACGGTAAACAAAGCGTGCAAGTAAATAAAAGTTCGGTACTAATTATTATTTttagaaaaggaaaaaaaactaaaatttaAAGATGCAAGAAAGTAAAAAAAAAAGAGCAACTGTTTGTGGGTGCTCTTGATTGTGGAATTGTACCTAGGCAACCGTTACGATAATATGACCAGTGTAAATACTTGTTACAATTGATATTTGGGAGAGGTCTATACTTACATGCTGCAAAACCATGGACTCATATGTACTTACGATTCAATCTTTAGCAAACATCTGCAAACCATTAATAATTGAGGTAAAACCAACCATAGATTTAGGATGTGTTTGGATGGTGACCAAAAGCAATTATACCTTTTTTTGTCATAGCCAATATTTTTGCCTCTTGTTTAGATAGTTATTATTTTTTTAGCATTCCGACTCTAATTCTAGTTTATTTTTCTTGCCAACATTGGCCAAAAAATTGACAATCAAAACCTTAGGCAGTATTTGATCTATCAAAATTTTAAGGGGGTTGTCTTGGGCTCAAACCAAACACTCCCTTATTCCACATGTTATGCCTTTGTAGAAACTCATGGGTTGGTATCCTGTCACTTCGGCGTCCCATCGCTTAATCTTCATAAAACAACTAACCCTCAGGTGTGATCCCATATAAGTGTGCACCTAGATACTAGCACAAGAGGACACCACCTAATCTTCATAATACATTACTAACCCTCAGGCGTGATGCCATATAAGTGTGCACCTATATACTAGCACAGGAGGACAACACTGCACAGATACATATAGTTCATACCAACCATACTAGATGACCAACGCCGCAAGACAAAAGAAAGTACCCAAACGTAATGATAAATAATGCAATAGATAATAGGGTAATAAGTCATTGCATCACGCACCATGTCTTAGTAGTGGATTACAGAGGTTTTCCAATTAATGGTGACCCTACTAGGCAAAAGAAGAAGATGGTGATGGGGATGGTGGTGAAGTCGGCGGCGACGATGGTGGTTCCTCGACAATGTTCCGGTGTCCCTAGAAGATAGGATGGtagagcccccccccccccccccccccccccaatcagTATTTTTTGGCCTCCCATAGGCGGGAAGGGTTCCCCATATAGTTTTTCAGGGCCATGATTGTGGAGGAGGAGAGCCTCCTTCAAGATTGGATCGAACTTATAGGACAACCTTTTCTGGATATCGTTTCCCGCCTCTCGTCACCGTTTTATAATTTGCCTCGGATTAGTAACTCCAAAACTGAAAAGTAGGGTCAAAAAAGTAGGCCAAAGGCATCCCAAGGGGAGTGTCGTGGCTCTAGAAGGTTCTCCTTTGGCTGCAAGATTGGACATGAAGAATTATCATTtccctatttttctagattaaCCGGAGTGGCCGATGCACATGAGAGGGCACATAGGGAAACCAAGAGGTTGGCGAAGAAGATGACATAGAGGGAGCTATAATGACAATAGTGTGGTAGAGTTTGACGCCGAGCCATCGACAAAATCGCTACCACCCTCTGAGCTACCACTTTTGATCGCCACCATCACTGGGGAATAAGCCGTCGGAGCTACTTTCACAACCATTTGGAGGAGGGAGAGCCCCCGCTGACACCGTCAGAAGAAGTAAAGGAGGCCACCCCCAGCAAGAACATCCACCACCAAGATATTCAAGAGGGAGTCAATGTCATCACCACCAAATATGCTGGTGAAGGGCATGTCAATGTGCACCATCTGATCCGTGATGTCGAGGATGAGAGTGTAGGGGTGTTGGCGCTCTTGACTCCCCACAAGATATGGTGGAAGTCATAGTTGGCGGCGGTGGGTATGAAAGGCGGAGAGCCTTAGAGCACCCTCGCCCTACCGGCCCATGATTCATGTTGTTGGGCATCACCGCTACCACTTTGCATCACCACAGCCCACGATGGCTTCGTGTGGATCGACACCGCATTTGAGCGGACAAACGCAATGTGTGCGATGCCATGCTCCAAGACCACCTCTGAGTATGCGCGTCCTACACCGACCTCTAGTTCATTGTTGACGCGCTGACCCTACCCTAGCAGTAGGCCAAGGCAACATTGTGTTCTCCACCTCGCTTTCATCAACTTTGTGAGTTGTTCCAtgtccggggggggggggcaactcttctggaaagtGATCGTCTAGTGTCCAGCGTGCGCAGGATAGGGAGATTTGGGCGACTTCATTGTGGGGACTCCCTCTTCTTCATGGTACACACCTCGATGACACCGCCTTTTATTCCATGATGTCAAGGTCTCAGGAAGAGGCCATAAGAGCAAAAAGGTGGTGGTGTGGAAGATGAAAAAATAGAGGAGATGTAGGAGGGGAATATGGATCGTTGGTTCCCTATTACCAGACGAGAAACAAAAAAACATCTATAACATGCATGCACACCTCGCCAAAACATCATAGGGGGGAACAGATTTATCATCTTATGCCAAGAGGTAGGCGCCTTAGAATTGATAATATTCAAACGTGTTGTGATTGCGTCACGACTGAGGCCACAGTCGACGTGGGTGGGAAGGAGGATAAGTGGCAACACAGATGTGATGTCATGTATAGAAATAAAGGGTGTGGTCCTATTGGAGTATTGAGTCATGGTTATTGGGTTAGGAGAGTGATATTTTTCTCacccattgcaacgcacgggctcttttgctatCATCCCGCAGTCCAGTTTTAAGTCTGCTTTTCACTTTTTAGAAAACTCACTAATATTCCTGGTAATTAATCGACATGTAGGCCAGTTTTAACTCAGATTTTTGCTTTTGCAGGAAACCCCCCTAATATTTGGATTAATCAACCTGCAATGCATATCGAATGCTTTTTAAAAATgtccatatcttttaaaccataACTCTAAATTTAACATGCTATATATggaattgaaggaaatatgccctagaggcaataataaagttgttattttatatttccttatatcatgataaatgtttattattcatgctagaattgtattaaccgaaaacttgatacatgtgtggatacatagacaaaacaatgtgtccctagtaagcctctagtagactagctcgttaaccaaagatggttaagttgcctgaccatagacatgtgttgtcatgaacgggatcacatcattaggagaatgatgtgatggacaagacccatccattagcttagcataatgatcgataagtttattgctattgctttcttcatgacttatacatattcctctgactatgagattatgcaactcccgaataccggaggaacaccttgtgtgctatcaaatgtcacaacgtaactaggtgattataaagaagCTCCACAaatgtctccaaaggtgtttgttgggttggaatagatcgaggttaggatttgtcactccgagtttcggagagatatctctgggccctctcggtaatgcacatcacgataagccttgcaagcaatgtgactaatgagttagttacgggatgatgctttacggaacgagtaaagagacttgccggtaacgagattgaactaggtatgatgataccgacgatcgaatctcgggcaagtaacataccgatgacaaaggaataacgtatgttgttattgcagGTTGACCaacaaagatcttcgtagaatatgtaggaaccaatatgagcatccaggttccgctattggttattgaccgaagatgtgtctcggtcatgtctacatagttctcgaactcgtaaggtccgcacgcttaacgttcgatgacgatttgtattatgagttatgtgttttggtgaccgaagtttgtttggagtcccggatgagatcacggacatgacgaggagtcccaaaatggtcgagagataaagatttatatattggaaggtagtattcagacatcggaatggtttcaagtggttcgggtattttaccggagtatcgaggggttaccgaaaccccccgagGAATTAtcgggccttcatgggccttagtggagagagaggggaggcCGTAACGGGTGTCCGCTCCCCCCATGGactctgaattggactaggggagggggcggcgcccccctttccctctccctctccttccttttcccctccggtaagaaaggaaaaggggggaggcggatcctactaggagtggagtcctagtaggactccccccatggcgcgcccctcccagtcagccgccgcctcctcccctcctttatatacggggttaggggggcaccccatagcacaacaattgttctcttagccgcgtgtggtgcccccctccacagtttactcctccggtcatatcgtcgtagtgcttaggcgaagccctgccggatcacatcaccatcaccatcaccatgccatcatgctgacggaactctccctcgaccctctgctatATCAAGatttcgagggacgtcatcgagctgaatgtgtgctggactcggaggtgtcgtacattcggtacttgatcggttggattgcgaagacgttcgactacatgaACCGCATTAgcctaatgcttccgctttcggtctacgagggtacgtggacacactctccccctctcgttcctatgcatctcctagatagatcttgcgtgatcgtaggattttttttgaaattgcatgctacgttccccaacagtggtatccaagccaggtctatgcgtagatgatatgcacgagtagaacacaaagagttgtgggcgacaatagtcatactgcttaccaccaaaatcttattttgattcggcggtattgttggatgaagcggcccggaccaaccttacatgaccatgttcataagactggttccaccgacatacatgcaacttgttttgcataaaggtggttggcgggtgtatgtttctccaactttagttgaatcgaatttgactacgaccggtccttgttgaaggttaaatcagcacacttgacgaaaaatcgttgtggttttgatgcgtaggtaagaatggttcttgctagaagcctgtagcagccatgtaaaacttgcaacaacaaagtagaggacgtctaacttgttttttgtagggcatgttgtgatgtgattggtcaagacatgatgtgatataatttgttgtatgaggtgatcatgttttgtagaagttattggcaactggcaggagccttatggttgtcgctttattgtatgaaatgcaatcaccatgtaattgctttactttatcactatgcggtagcgatagttgtggaagcaatagttggtgagacgacaatgacgctacgatggagatcaaggtgtcaagctggtgacgatggagatcatgatggtgctttggagatggagatcaaaggcacaagatgatgatggccatatcatgtcatatATTTTGCTTgaatgtgatgtttatcttttatgcatcttattttgcttagtacggcggtagaaTTATAcaatgatccctcactaaatttcaaggtataagtgttctccctgagtatgcaccattgcgacagttcatcatgccgagacaccatgtgatcatcgggtgtgataagctctacgttcacatacaacgggtgcaagatagttttgcacatgcagaatactcatgttaaaattgacgagcctagcatacgcagatatggcctcgaaacactgagaccgaaaggtcgaacgtgaatcatatagtagatatgatcaacatagagacgttcaccattgaaaactactccatctcacgtgatgatcggacatggtttagttgatatggatcacgtgatcattcagatgactagagggatgtctatctaagtgggagttcttaagtaatatgattaattgaactttaatttatcatgaacttagtcctcatagtttttgcatatctatgttgttgtagatcaatgtcccgtgctaccgttcccttgaattttaatgcgttcctagagaaagctaagttgaaagatgatggtagcaattacacggactgggtccgtaacttgaggattatcctcattgttgcatagaagaattacctcctggaagcaccgctaggtgtaagGCCCGCTATAGGAGCAACTCTGGAcattatgaatgtctggcagactaaagctgatgactactcgatagttcagtgtgccatgctttacggcttagaatcaggacttcaaagccGTTTTGAGcttcatggagcatatgagatgttacaagagttgaagttaatatttcaagcaaatgcccgagttgagagatatgaagtctccaacaagttctatagctgcaagatggaggagaatagttatgtcagtgaacacatactcagaatttctgggtaccataaccacttgactcagctgggagataatcttcttgatgatagtgtcattgacaaagttcttcaatcactaccaccaagctataaaggctttgtgatgaactataatatgcaagggatggaaaagacaattcctgagctcttcgtgacactaaaggctgcggaggtagaaatcaagaaggagcatcaagtgttgatggttaacaagaccactagtttcaagaaagatggcaaagggaagaaggggaacttcaagaagaatagaaagcaagttgctgctcctgTGAAGAAGCcgaagtctggacctaagcctgaaactgagtg
Protein-coding sequences here:
- the LOC125508208 gene encoding COBRA-like protein 5, with amino-acid sequence MEELRKSMLVALILAVTCSVAVAYDPLDPTGNITIKWDIQSWTPDGYVAMVAMNNYQQYRQIMAPGWTLGWSWAKKEVIWSIVGAQATEQGDCSKFKGGIPHCCKHTPSVVDLLPGVPYNQQIANCCRGGVISAYGQDPAGSLSAFQVSVGLAGTTNKTVKLPKNFTLMGPGLGYTCGPATIVPSTVYWSADHRRKTQALMTWTVTCTYSQQLASRYPTCCVSFSSFYNSTIVPCAKCACGCGAHKRMGGRGGKSHSDGCIMGDSKRALTPGVNTPKKDGAQLLQCTNHMCPIRVHWHVKLNYKDYWRAKIAVTNFNYRMNYTQWTLVAQHPNLNNVTEVFSFQYKPLLPYGNINDTGMFYGLKLYNDLLMEAGPFGNVQSEVLMRKDDRTFTFSQGWAFPRKIYFNGDECKMPPPDSYPYLPNSAPLVTPRSVITAASACLLVLLLVA